From a single Leucoraja erinacea ecotype New England chromosome 38, Leri_hhj_1, whole genome shotgun sequence genomic region:
- the ppp1r13l gene encoding relA-associated inhibitor isoform X2, protein MLTTILLEHLCTHGVPGGPMAEEQLSFSPAALAGGLESQTCQLLQSEHQKVTDAAFKLDLLSQELQSMWSAQGSPATLRPLQEHGRSVSAPDFSGALSRLERQSEHGGGLWAGVGGPVQTPTLSAPQSLPSPYTFDPLPVPQPVPQPVKPPRTQRGRLERGRAVPYSPEEQRQSDRNLIPYSPEEQRQSDRAPSPRLMQGYQIPYYPEEQRQPDRNLIPYSPEEQRQSDRYLTVYSPEEQRHPSERAPSPRLLPRSLAPYSPQEPPRPDRLLQPLAPDHHHHHYHHQLAPSFHPAAEVENPYGAPSTLRDPALPPAGDAHSPPGVYSPATAPTFYVGAGSRGSPQYPPISTVTERGKLAFDTVDASPTARSKPDFTANIYTGDGGSQRKPAGVWAEADLDIAYERKSKAPIQESKGDPRSWSLPRLGRDNWKQTDLDLAIPTSKVGPHADSNTRRDFW, encoded by the exons ATGTT AACCACCATCCTATTGGAGCATCTGTGCACCCACGGGGTGCCGGGCGGCCCAATGGCGGAGGAGCAGCTCAGCTTTAGCCCAGCGGCCTTGGCTGGAGGCTTGG AATCACAGACATGTCAGCTATTGCAGAGTGAGCATCAGAaagtcacagatgctgcctttaaACTGGACCTGTTGTCGCAGGAGCTACAGTCCATGTGGTCAGCTCAAGGCAGCCCGGCAACCCTGCGGCCTCTGCAG GAGCATGGGAGAAGCGTTTCGGCGCCTGATTTCAGCGGTGCGCTCAGCAGGCTGGAGCGGCAGAGTGAACACGGTGGTGGTCTGTGGGCCGGAGTGGGGGGGCCAGTACAAACCCCCACCCTGTCAGCGCCCCAATCTCTCCCGTCCCCGTACACCTTCGACCCGCTGCCCGTCCCGCAGCCCGTCCCGCAGCCCGTGAAACCGCCCCGGACCCAGCGGGGGCGGCTGGAACGAGGGCGCGCTGTACCGTATTCTCCGGAAGAGCAGCGCCAGTCAGATAGGAACCTGATACCGTATTCTCCAGAAGAGCAGCGCCAGTCAGATAGAGCCCCCTCTCCCCGTCTAATGCAAGGATATCAGATACCGTATTATCCAGAAGAGCAGCGCCAGCCAGATAGGAACCTGATACCGTATTCTCCAGAAGAGCAGCGCCAGTCAGATCGGTACCTGACAGTGTATTCGCCGGAAGAGCAGCGCCACCCATCAGAGCGCGCCCCTTCTCCGCGCCTGCTGCCCCGATCACTGGCTCCGTACTCGCCCCAGGAGCCGCCACGCCCGGACCGCCTGCTGCAGCCCCTGGCCCcggaccaccaccaccaccactaccaCCACCAGCTCGCCCCGTCCTTCCACCCCGCGGCAGAGGTTGAGAACCCGTACGGCGCTCCGTCGACACTCCGTGACCCGGCGCTGCCTCCAGCCGGTGACGCCCACAGCCCTcccggcgtctacagcccggccACCGCGCCCACGTTCTACGTTGGTGCCGGGAGCAGGGGGAGCCCGCAGTACCCGCCGATATCTACCGTTACCGAGCGCGGCAAGCTGGCCTTCGACACGGTGGATGCCTCACCCACGGCAAGATCCAAACCCGACTTCACCGCCAACATTTACACAG GTGACGGGGGGAGTCAGCGGAAACCGGCGGGCGTGTGGGCGGAGGCAGACTTGGACATTGCTTACGAGAGGAAGTCAAAGGCACCGATCCAGGAGAGCA AGGGCGATCCGAGGAGCTGGAGTTTGCCAAGACTGGGAAGAGACAACTGGAAACAGACGGACCTGGATTTGGCCATTCCGACCAGCAAGGTAGGACCTCACGCAGACTCTAACACACGGAGAGACTTCTGGTGA
- the ppp1r13l gene encoding relA-associated inhibitor isoform X1, which yields MVLLGRQYRRAVNVERLGCLWKLRRHDTAVHDTAQPVLALRVSALQRVTARRLGKGQRQGQRHSPERLATMVDTSGDEKLDRQGVTSQACPTLRTTILLEHLCTHGVPGGPMAEEQLSFSPAALAGGLESQTCQLLQSEHQKVTDAAFKLDLLSQELQSMWSAQGSPATLRPLQEHGRSVSAPDFSGALSRLERQSEHGGGLWAGVGGPVQTPTLSAPQSLPSPYTFDPLPVPQPVPQPVKPPRTQRGRLERGRAVPYSPEEQRQSDRNLIPYSPEEQRQSDRAPSPRLMQGYQIPYYPEEQRQPDRNLIPYSPEEQRQSDRYLTVYSPEEQRHPSERAPSPRLLPRSLAPYSPQEPPRPDRLLQPLAPDHHHHHYHHQLAPSFHPAAEVENPYGAPSTLRDPALPPAGDAHSPPGVYSPATAPTFYVGAGSRGSPQYPPISTVTERGKLAFDTVDASPTARSKPDFTANIYTGDGGSQRKPAGVWAEADLDIAYERKSKAPIQESKGDPRSWSLPRLGRDNWKQTDLDLAIPTSKVGPHADSNTRRDFW from the exons ATGGTGCTGTTGGGGAGGCAATACCGACGTGCCGTGAATGTGGAGAGGTTGGGCTGCCTGTGGAAGTTGAGACGCCATGATACCGCTGTACACGACACTGCCCAGCCCGTGCTCGCGCTCAGAGTATCAGCGTTACAGCGAGTTACTGCGCGTAGACTGGGCAAGGGCCAACGGCAGGGCCAGAGACATTCGCCGGAGAGGCTGGCCACAATGGTGGATACATCTGGCGATGAGAAGCTGGACAGGCAGGGTGTGACCTCACAGGCCTGTCCGACGCTGAG AACCACCATCCTATTGGAGCATCTGTGCACCCACGGGGTGCCGGGCGGCCCAATGGCGGAGGAGCAGCTCAGCTTTAGCCCAGCGGCCTTGGCTGGAGGCTTGG AATCACAGACATGTCAGCTATTGCAGAGTGAGCATCAGAaagtcacagatgctgcctttaaACTGGACCTGTTGTCGCAGGAGCTACAGTCCATGTGGTCAGCTCAAGGCAGCCCGGCAACCCTGCGGCCTCTGCAG GAGCATGGGAGAAGCGTTTCGGCGCCTGATTTCAGCGGTGCGCTCAGCAGGCTGGAGCGGCAGAGTGAACACGGTGGTGGTCTGTGGGCCGGAGTGGGGGGGCCAGTACAAACCCCCACCCTGTCAGCGCCCCAATCTCTCCCGTCCCCGTACACCTTCGACCCGCTGCCCGTCCCGCAGCCCGTCCCGCAGCCCGTGAAACCGCCCCGGACCCAGCGGGGGCGGCTGGAACGAGGGCGCGCTGTACCGTATTCTCCGGAAGAGCAGCGCCAGTCAGATAGGAACCTGATACCGTATTCTCCAGAAGAGCAGCGCCAGTCAGATAGAGCCCCCTCTCCCCGTCTAATGCAAGGATATCAGATACCGTATTATCCAGAAGAGCAGCGCCAGCCAGATAGGAACCTGATACCGTATTCTCCAGAAGAGCAGCGCCAGTCAGATCGGTACCTGACAGTGTATTCGCCGGAAGAGCAGCGCCACCCATCAGAGCGCGCCCCTTCTCCGCGCCTGCTGCCCCGATCACTGGCTCCGTACTCGCCCCAGGAGCCGCCACGCCCGGACCGCCTGCTGCAGCCCCTGGCCCcggaccaccaccaccaccactaccaCCACCAGCTCGCCCCGTCCTTCCACCCCGCGGCAGAGGTTGAGAACCCGTACGGCGCTCCGTCGACACTCCGTGACCCGGCGCTGCCTCCAGCCGGTGACGCCCACAGCCCTcccggcgtctacagcccggccACCGCGCCCACGTTCTACGTTGGTGCCGGGAGCAGGGGGAGCCCGCAGTACCCGCCGATATCTACCGTTACCGAGCGCGGCAAGCTGGCCTTCGACACGGTGGATGCCTCACCCACGGCAAGATCCAAACCCGACTTCACCGCCAACATTTACACAG GTGACGGGGGGAGTCAGCGGAAACCGGCGGGCGTGTGGGCGGAGGCAGACTTGGACATTGCTTACGAGAGGAAGTCAAAGGCACCGATCCAGGAGAGCA AGGGCGATCCGAGGAGCTGGAGTTTGCCAAGACTGGGAAGAGACAACTGGAAACAGACGGACCTGGATTTGGCCATTCCGACCAGCAAGGTAGGACCTCACGCAGACTCTAACACACGGAGAGACTTCTGGTGA